A window of Phyllobacterium sp. T1293 contains these coding sequences:
- a CDS encoding cobyric acid synthase, with protein MTHAIMLQGTGSDVGKSVLVAGLCRLARNRGLKVRPFKPQNMSNNAAVSDDGGEIGRAQWLQAVACGVPSSVHMNPVLLKPQSETGSQIIVQGKVWGQAKGRDYQKFKAQLLDAVMASWDIVRDGADLVIVEGAGSPAEINLRAGDIANMGFATRANVPVLLVGDIDRGGVIASIVGTHAILQRQDRDMIIGYLINKFRGDVSLFDDGLKAISQFTGWPSFGVVPWLKDAARLPAEDSVVLERLVKGEGRALKIAVPVLDRIANFDDLDPLMAEPQVDVVMVRSGERLPSDAGLVIIPGSKSTISDLLRFRENGWDKDLDLHRRRGGHIIGICGGFQMLGRTVRDPDGIEGSVTETQGLGHLEIDTVMEPEKTVRNVEAHSLQFDLPLSGYEIHLGWTTGPDCSSPVARINGVNDGAVSKDGKVFGTYLHGLFGADRFRAALLGSMGIAADEFDYRAGVDAALDSIAGQLEELIDVDALLACAAGRY; from the coding sequence ATGACACACGCAATCATGTTGCAGGGAACAGGGTCAGATGTTGGGAAATCCGTCCTGGTGGCCGGACTTTGCCGGCTTGCGCGCAATCGCGGATTAAAAGTTCGGCCATTCAAACCGCAGAATATGTCGAATAATGCCGCTGTCAGCGACGATGGCGGCGAGATTGGCCGGGCGCAATGGTTGCAGGCCGTCGCCTGCGGCGTGCCCTCGTCAGTGCATATGAATCCCGTGCTTTTGAAACCGCAGTCCGAGACCGGCAGCCAGATCATCGTGCAGGGCAAAGTCTGGGGACAGGCGAAAGGGCGTGACTATCAGAAATTCAAGGCGCAGCTCCTCGATGCTGTCATGGCGTCATGGGATATTGTGCGCGATGGCGCTGATCTTGTGATCGTCGAGGGGGCGGGTTCGCCAGCGGAAATCAACCTCAGGGCAGGGGATATCGCCAATATGGGCTTTGCCACCCGCGCCAACGTGCCTGTGCTGCTGGTCGGCGATATCGACCGGGGCGGGGTAATTGCCTCTATCGTCGGAACCCATGCGATCCTGCAACGGCAAGATCGGGATATGATCATCGGTTATCTCATCAATAAGTTTCGCGGTGATGTCTCGCTGTTCGATGACGGGTTGAAAGCCATCAGCCAATTTACCGGCTGGCCCTCTTTCGGCGTCGTGCCGTGGTTGAAAGATGCAGCACGGTTGCCGGCGGAAGATTCGGTTGTGCTGGAACGTCTGGTGAAGGGCGAGGGCCGGGCGCTCAAAATCGCGGTGCCGGTGCTTGATCGCATTGCCAATTTTGACGATCTCGATCCGCTGATGGCCGAGCCGCAGGTGGATGTGGTGATGGTGCGCAGTGGCGAGCGGCTGCCGTCCGATGCCGGGCTGGTTATCATTCCGGGCTCGAAATCCACAATCAGCGATTTGCTGCGGTTTCGCGAAAATGGCTGGGACAAGGATTTGGACCTGCACCGGCGGCGCGGCGGGCATATCATTGGCATATGCGGCGGTTTCCAGATGCTCGGCCGCACGGTGCGCGACCCTGATGGCATCGAGGGCAGCGTGACGGAAACCCAAGGGCTCGGGCATCTCGAGATCGATACGGTGATGGAACCTGAAAAGACCGTGCGCAATGTCGAGGCACATTCACTGCAGTTCGATCTGCCGCTCAGCGGTTATGAAATTCATCTGGGCTGGACGACGGGCCCGGATTGTTCCAGCCCTGTTGCCCGTATCAATGGTGTGAATGATGGTGCGGTATCGAAAGACGGCAAGGTGTTTGGCACCTATCTGCACGGGCTTTTCGGCGCGGATCGCTTTCGTGCGGCGCTGCTGGGGTCGATGGGTATTGCGGCTGATGAGTTTGATTACCGTGCGGGTGTGGATGCCGCGCTGGATAGTATCGCGGGGCAGCTGGAAGAGCTGATTGATGTGGATGCGTTGCTTGCATGTGCTGCAGGCAGATACTGA
- the cobW gene encoding cobalamin biosynthesis protein CobW — protein sequence MQGQKIPATVITGFLGSGKTTMIRNLLENANGKRIALIINEFGDLGVDGGLLKGCGIEACRDEDVIELNNGCICCTVADDFIPTMTKLLDRLDRPDHIVIETSGLALPQPLVAAFNWPEIKTQVTVDGVVTVIDASAVSEGRFADDHDKVDAQRIQDESLDHDSPLEELFEDQIRAADLIVLNKTDLINDKQLDGVRGDVQSRSSRSLNMVSASFGKLSNELLLGLGVGTEQDIANRKSHHEMEHEAGEEHDHDEFESFVVGLGPVAEPKSFVEKLKTVIADHDILRLKGFADVPGKPMRLVVQAVGTRIEHYFDRAWNPGEERQTRLVVIGLHDIDNDAITSAVTAAAV from the coding sequence ATGCAGGGTCAAAAGATTCCAGCAACAGTCATCACCGGTTTTCTCGGTTCGGGCAAAACCACGATGATCCGCAATCTGCTTGAAAACGCCAATGGCAAGCGCATTGCGCTTATCATCAATGAGTTCGGCGATCTGGGCGTCGATGGCGGTCTGCTCAAGGGCTGCGGTATCGAAGCCTGCCGCGACGAGGATGTGATCGAGCTGAACAATGGCTGCATCTGCTGCACAGTGGCGGATGATTTCATTCCGACCATGACCAAGCTGCTTGATCGTCTTGATCGCCCCGATCATATCGTCATCGAGACATCGGGCCTCGCCCTTCCGCAGCCTCTGGTTGCAGCGTTCAACTGGCCTGAAATCAAAACGCAGGTTACGGTTGATGGTGTTGTTACCGTGATTGACGCCTCTGCCGTATCCGAAGGCCGTTTTGCCGATGATCATGACAAGGTTGATGCCCAGCGCATTCAGGATGAATCACTCGATCATGACAGCCCGCTGGAAGAATTGTTCGAAGATCAGATTCGCGCCGCCGACCTGATTGTGCTGAACAAGACAGACCTTATCAATGACAAGCAGCTTGATGGCGTGCGCGGCGATGTGCAAAGCCGCTCGTCCCGCTCGCTCAACATGGTTTCGGCAAGCTTCGGCAAGCTCAGCAATGAGCTTCTGCTGGGGCTTGGCGTTGGCACGGAACAGGACATTGCCAACCGCAAATCGCACCATGAAATGGAGCATGAAGCGGGCGAAGAGCATGATCATGACGAGTTTGAGAGCTTTGTCGTTGGTCTTGGCCCGGTTGCGGAACCAAAGAGCTTTGTTGAAAAGCTGAAGACCGTCATTGCCGATCACGACATTCTGCGCCTGAAAGGCTTTGCCGATGTTCCCGGCAAGCCCATGCGTCTGGTGGTGCAGGCTGTCGGCACGCGCATCGAGCATTACTTTGACCGTGCCTGGAATCCGGGTGAAGAGCGCCAGACGCGTCTCGTCGTTATCGGTCTGCACGATATCGACAATGATGCCATTACATCCGCTGTCACTGCTGCGGCCGTTTAA
- the cobN gene encoding cobaltochelatase subunit CobN: MHLLLAQKGTIAEGTEAIDLGQTPGDVLFLSAADTELASLASAQRQGDGAVSLRLANMMSLSHPMSVDAYVERTARHAKLIVVRVIGGESYWPYGLEALHACAVNHKVQLAVLPGDDKPDPGLDRFSTIARHDRDALWHYLLEGGAQNAQRFLDYCGALTHSSEKPQEAAPLLKAGLWWPGKPAPSLEEMRRSWQDGAPVAAICFYRALVQSGQTQPVEALLEALRAKGLNPLPVFVSSLKDPVSIATLESIFAEAPPAVVLNATGFAVSAPGSARKPTVLEHDGAMVLQVIFSGSSAEQWRLSDQGLSARDLAMNVALPEVDGRVLSRAVSFKSAQHFDEAVEANIVMHEPQADRVAFVAELASNWARLRISKPQERRVALVMANYPNRDGRLGNGVGLDTPAGTWQVLKSLRDAGYGVADLPDDGEALINHLMAGPTNAASDGRDIRETISLNQYKNFFEALPDVIQAKVTARWGEPKDDPFFLDDARGFALPLSRFGDVLVGIQPARGYNIDPKDTYHSPDLVPPHGYLAFYAYLRTVYGAHAIVHVGKHGNLEWLPGKSLALSEACFPEAVLGPVPHIYPFIVNDPGEGTQAKRRSSAVIIDHLTPPLTRAESYGPLKDLEALVDEYYEASGVDPRRLVRLKVQILHLVRDIGLDSDAGIHDHDPDDLALQKLDAYLCDLKEMQIRDGLHIFGLSPEGRLLTDLVVALARVPRGSGVGADQSLQRAIAGDLGFAGFDPLDCDMAAPWTAERPDILNVVTDEPWRIAGDTVERIELLAAKLVAGEIICPTEWQATQAVLEGIRTNLHPAVMACGEAEMTGLMTALSGRFVAPGPSGAPTRGRPDVLPTGRNFFSVDSRAVPTPAAWELGQKSAELLIRRYTQDHGEWPTSLGLTAWGTSNMRTGGDDIAQALALIGVKPVWDMASRRVTGYEIIPPAMLGRPRVDVTLRISGFFRDAFPDQIALFDKAVRAVGALQEDAEDNPIAKRMRDEQARLVAEGADEKTARQRAGFRVFGSKPGAYGAGLQTLIDEKAWDKRDDLAEAWLVWGGYAYGAGEEGKAERGLLEERLRTVEAVVQNQDNREHDLLDSDDYYQFEGGMSAAVEQLSGERPTIYHNDHSRPEKPVIRTLEEEIGRTVRGRVTNPKWIAGVMRHGYKGAFEMAATVDYLFAFAATTGAVRNHHFEAVYQAFLMDDGVRAFLKDKNPHALRDIAEKLEEAVERGFWTPRSNSARFELGKLAA; the protein is encoded by the coding sequence ATGCATCTCCTGCTTGCCCAGAAAGGCACCATTGCTGAAGGGACCGAGGCTATCGACCTTGGCCAGACGCCGGGAGATGTGTTGTTTCTTTCTGCTGCCGATACGGAACTGGCGAGCCTTGCCTCCGCGCAGCGGCAGGGAGATGGCGCGGTGTCGCTGCGCCTTGCCAATATGATGAGCCTGTCGCACCCGATGTCTGTCGACGCCTATGTGGAGCGGACGGCGCGCCATGCCAAGCTGATCGTGGTCAGGGTTATCGGCGGCGAAAGCTACTGGCCCTATGGTCTGGAAGCGCTGCATGCCTGTGCCGTCAATCACAAGGTGCAGCTTGCGGTGCTGCCGGGGGATGACAAGCCCGATCCGGGGCTCGACCGGTTTTCAACCATTGCCCGGCATGATCGCGATGCGCTCTGGCATTATCTGCTCGAGGGCGGAGCGCAGAATGCGCAGCGTTTTCTCGATTATTGTGGCGCGTTGACCCATTCCAGCGAGAAGCCGCAGGAAGCGGCACCCCTGCTGAAAGCCGGGTTGTGGTGGCCGGGGAAACCAGCGCCTTCGCTGGAAGAAATGCGCAGGAGTTGGCAGGACGGTGCGCCAGTTGCCGCGATCTGTTTCTACCGGGCGCTGGTGCAGAGCGGCCAGACGCAGCCGGTTGAAGCACTGCTGGAAGCATTGCGCGCCAAAGGCCTCAATCCACTGCCGGTGTTTGTCTCCAGCCTGAAAGATCCGGTTTCCATTGCAACGCTGGAGAGCATTTTCGCTGAAGCACCGCCAGCGGTGGTGCTGAATGCCACGGGCTTTGCCGTGTCTGCTCCGGGTTCAGCACGCAAGCCAACCGTGCTTGAGCATGATGGTGCGATGGTCCTGCAGGTTATCTTCTCCGGCTCCAGTGCCGAGCAGTGGCGTCTGTCCGATCAGGGCCTGTCGGCGCGTGATCTCGCCATGAACGTCGCCTTGCCTGAAGTGGATGGCCGGGTATTGTCGCGCGCGGTTTCGTTCAAGTCGGCACAGCATTTCGATGAGGCTGTGGAAGCCAATATCGTCATGCACGAGCCGCAGGCTGACCGCGTGGCATTTGTGGCTGAACTGGCATCAAACTGGGCGCGTCTGCGCATAAGCAAGCCGCAGGAGCGGCGGGTTGCGCTTGTCATGGCAAATTATCCCAATCGTGATGGGCGGCTGGGCAATGGTGTTGGCCTTGATACGCCTGCGGGCACATGGCAGGTGCTAAAATCCCTGCGCGATGCGGGCTACGGTGTCGCCGATCTGCCAGATGATGGTGAGGCGCTGATCAATCATCTGATGGCTGGTCCCACCAATGCGGCCAGCGATGGACGCGACATTCGCGAGACGATTTCCCTCAATCAATACAAGAACTTCTTTGAAGCGCTTCCCGATGTGATTCAAGCGAAGGTGACGGCGCGCTGGGGTGAGCCAAAGGACGATCCGTTTTTCCTTGATGACGCGCGCGGCTTTGCGCTGCCATTGAGCCGCTTTGGTGATGTCCTCGTCGGTATCCAGCCAGCGCGCGGTTACAATATCGATCCGAAGGACACCTATCATTCGCCGGATCTGGTGCCCCCACATGGCTATCTCGCCTTCTATGCTTATCTGCGCACCGTCTATGGTGCCCATGCGATCGTGCATGTGGGCAAGCATGGCAATCTCGAATGGCTGCCGGGCAAATCGCTGGCGCTGTCGGAGGCCTGTTTTCCCGAGGCGGTGCTCGGGCCCGTGCCGCATATCTATCCGTTCATCGTCAATGATCCGGGTGAAGGCACACAGGCAAAACGCCGGTCCTCCGCCGTTATCATCGATCATCTGACGCCGCCGCTGACGCGGGCGGAAAGCTATGGGCCGCTGAAAGATTTGGAAGCGCTGGTTGATGAATATTATGAGGCTTCGGGCGTCGATCCGAGGCGTCTGGTGCGGCTCAAGGTGCAAATCCTGCATCTCGTGCGCGATATCGGTCTTGATAGCGATGCGGGTATTCATGATCATGACCCTGATGATCTCGCCCTGCAAAAGCTTGATGCCTATCTTTGCGATCTGAAGGAAATGCAGATTCGCGATGGCCTGCACATTTTTGGACTGTCGCCGGAAGGGCGCCTGCTGACTGATCTGGTGGTGGCACTGGCGCGTGTGCCGCGCGGTTCGGGTGTTGGGGCGGACCAGAGCCTGCAACGCGCCATTGCTGGCGATCTTGGTTTTGCCGGTTTCGATCCGCTTGATTGCGATATGGCAGCACCGTGGACTGCGGAGCGGCCCGACATTCTGAATGTGGTTACGGACGAGCCTTGGCGCATTGCTGGTGATACGGTGGAGCGCATTGAACTGCTGGCGGCAAAGCTGGTGGCGGGTGAAATCATTTGCCCTACCGAATGGCAAGCGACCCAAGCGGTTCTGGAAGGCATTCGCACGAACCTGCATCCAGCTGTCATGGCTTGCGGCGAGGCTGAGATGACCGGGCTGATGACGGCGCTTTCCGGGCGCTTTGTTGCACCGGGTCCATCAGGTGCGCCGACGCGTGGGCGTCCTGATGTCCTGCCGACAGGGCGCAATTTCTTTTCCGTCGATAGCCGCGCTGTGCCGACTCCAGCTGCGTGGGAGCTTGGACAGAAATCCGCCGAACTTCTGATCCGCCGCTATACGCAGGACCACGGCGAATGGCCGACCTCATTGGGGCTCACCGCATGGGGCACCTCGAATATGCGCACCGGCGGCGATGATATCGCGCAGGCACTGGCGCTGATCGGGGTGAAACCCGTCTGGGATATGGCGTCGCGGCGCGTCACCGGCTACGAAATTATTCCACCTGCGATGCTTGGGCGTCCGCGTGTTGATGTGACTTTGCGCATTTCAGGCTTTTTCCGTGATGCTTTTCCGGACCAGATTGCACTGTTCGACAAGGCAGTGCGGGCTGTTGGCGCTCTGCAGGAAGATGCGGAAGACAATCCCATTGCCAAGCGTATGCGCGATGAACAGGCGCGGCTTGTGGCCGAAGGTGCCGATGAGAAAACTGCACGGCAACGGGCTGGCTTTCGTGTGTTCGGTTCGAAGCCCGGAGCCTATGGCGCAGGCTTGCAGACGCTGATTGACGAAAAGGCATGGGACAAGCGCGACGACCTTGCGGAAGCATGGCTCGTCTGGGGCGGCTATGCCTATGGCGCCGGTGAAGAGGGCAAGGCAGAGCGCGGGCTGCTGGAAGAGCGTTTGCGCACTGTTGAAGCGGTGGTGCAAAATCAGGACAATCGCGAGCATGATCTGCTCGACTCCGATGATTATTACCAGTTCGAGGGCGGTATGTCGGCGGCGGTCGAACAGCTTTCCGGCGAGCGCCCGACCATTTATCACAATGACCATTCGCGCCCGGAAAAACCCGTTATCCGCACGCTTGAGGAAGAAATCGGGCGCACGGTGCGTGGGCGCGTCACCAACCCGAAATGGATCGCCGGTGTGATGCGCCATGGCTATAAGGGCGCTTTCGAGATGGCGGCAACGGTCGACTATCTCTTCGCCTTTGCGGCAACGACGGGTGCCGTGCGCAACCATCATTTCGAAGCTGTCTATCAGGCGTTTTTGATGGATGATGGTGTGCGGGCGTTCCTGAAAGACAAGAACCCGCATGCCCTGCGCGACATCGCGGAAAAGCTTGAAGAGGCCGTAGAGCGCGGCTTCTGGACGCCGCGTTCCAACTCGGCACGATTTGAACTCGGCAAGCTTGCCGCCTGA
- a CDS encoding isobutyryl-CoA dehydrogenase, with product MDTASSQFELNEDQLAIQDMARAFAADRVAPNALAWDRDKHFPADVIRETGPLGMGGIYVKEEFGGSGLKRLDAVLIFEALSAACPAFSAFISIHNMATWMIDLYGNDEQRQRFVPRLTSMEWLASYCLTEPNSGSDAAALKTRAVRDGDHYVLNGAKQFISGAGDTDLYVTMVRTGEDGPKGISTLIIPKDAPRLSFGANEYKMGWNAQSTRQVIFDNCRVPVANLLGAEGDGFKIAMGGLDGGRLNIAACSLGGAQSALDKAVSYASERKAFGKAINQFQALQFKLADMETELSAARVLLYTAASKLDRKAHDASKWSAMAKRFVTDTGFNVANDALQIHGGYGYLHDYGVEKLVRDLRVHQILEGTNEIMRVIISRSMMGR from the coding sequence GTGGATACGGCGTCCAGCCAGTTCGAACTCAATGAAGATCAGCTGGCAATTCAGGACATGGCCCGCGCCTTTGCCGCGGACCGCGTTGCGCCCAACGCGCTCGCCTGGGACCGAGACAAGCATTTTCCAGCTGATGTCATCAGGGAAACCGGCCCGCTCGGCATGGGCGGCATCTATGTGAAGGAAGAGTTTGGCGGCTCGGGGCTCAAACGACTGGATGCGGTGCTGATCTTTGAAGCGCTGTCAGCCGCCTGCCCGGCCTTCTCCGCCTTCATATCGATCCACAACATGGCCACATGGATGATCGATCTTTACGGCAATGACGAACAGCGCCAGCGTTTTGTGCCTCGGTTGACCTCGATGGAGTGGCTGGCAAGCTATTGCCTGACCGAACCCAATTCCGGCTCGGACGCCGCAGCGCTTAAAACCCGTGCGGTGCGCGATGGCGATCATTATGTGCTGAATGGTGCAAAACAGTTCATTTCAGGCGCAGGTGATACGGACCTTTATGTGACTATGGTGCGCACCGGTGAGGATGGCCCGAAGGGCATCTCGACGCTGATCATCCCGAAAGATGCGCCCCGCCTTTCCTTCGGTGCCAATGAGTACAAGATGGGCTGGAATGCCCAATCCACCCGGCAGGTGATTTTCGACAATTGCCGCGTGCCGGTGGCAAACCTGCTCGGTGCCGAAGGCGATGGTTTCAAGATTGCCATGGGCGGCCTTGATGGCGGACGCCTCAATATTGCCGCTTGCTCGCTTGGCGGTGCCCAGTCGGCACTCGACAAGGCAGTAAGCTATGCGTCCGAGCGCAAGGCATTCGGCAAGGCGATCAACCAGTTTCAGGCGCTGCAATTCAAGCTGGCGGATATGGAAACGGAACTTTCGGCGGCGCGCGTCCTGCTTTATACGGCGGCGTCAAAGCTTGACCGCAAGGCACATGACGCTTCCAAATGGTCTGCCATGGCCAAGCGGTTCGTCACCGATACCGGCTTCAATGTTGCCAATGATGCGCTGCAAATCCATGGTGGCTATGGTTATCTGCACGATTACGGCGTGGAAAAGCTGGTGCGTGACCTGCGTGTCCACCAGATTCTCGAAGGCACCAATGAAATCATGCGGGTGATCA
- the cobO gene encoding cob(I)yrinic acid a,c-diamide adenosyltransferase: MAEKSEKLLNLTEEEVNARHADKMRKKKVVRDKILATKTDEKGLVIVNTGKGKGKSTAGFGVVFRALGHGMKIGVIQFVKGSWDTGERWVLEKFPEQVTISAMGEGFTWETQDRARDIAMARDAWEQAKTMILDDKTDIVLCDELNIALRYDYLPVEEIIEVLRQKPHMKHVIITGRNAKDELIEFADLVTEMEMIKHPFRSGIKAQKGIEF; encoded by the coding sequence ATGGCTGAAAAATCAGAGAAATTGTTGAACCTGACCGAAGAGGAAGTCAACGCGCGGCATGCCGACAAGATGCGCAAGAAGAAGGTCGTGCGCGACAAGATCCTTGCCACCAAAACAGATGAAAAAGGCCTCGTCATTGTCAACACCGGCAAGGGCAAGGGCAAGTCGACGGCGGGTTTCGGCGTCGTGTTCCGGGCGCTTGGTCACGGCATGAAGATTGGCGTCATCCAGTTCGTCAAGGGTTCATGGGATACGGGCGAACGCTGGGTTCTGGAAAAATTTCCGGAGCAGGTGACGATCTCGGCCATGGGCGAGGGCTTTACATGGGAAACGCAGGACCGCGCCCGTGATATCGCCATGGCCAGAGATGCATGGGAACAGGCCAAGACCATGATCCTTGATGATAAAACGGACATTGTCCTGTGTGATGAACTGAACATTGCGCTGCGTTATGACTATCTGCCTGTTGAGGAAATCATCGAGGTGCTCAGGCAGAAACCGCATATGAAACATGTGATTATAACCGGGCGGAATGCCAAGGACGAACTTATTGAGTTTGCTGACCTTGTCACCGAGATGGAAATGATCAAGCATCCGTTCCGTTCTGGTATCAAAGCGCAGAAGGGCATTGAATTCTGA
- a CDS encoding TSUP family transporter: protein MSAFFDNIPYILIIAGFAAGFIDSIAGGGGLITVPALLLSGMSPVESLGTNKLQSLFGSASATIAYAQKGHVHLKSQLPSALMSGLGGVGGALLAGFLPGDLLRAFLPVLLIAIALYFALKPNMGDIDRSRRMAPFLFGVTIVPLIGFYDGLFGPGTGSFFMLCFVSLAGYGLLKATAHTKLLNLASNLGGFATFAFLGVINWKIGLCMGVAQFLGARVGAAMAMKNGAKIIKPLLIIVCLALATKLLLDPSNPIRVWIATL, encoded by the coding sequence ATGTCCGCCTTCTTCGACAATATCCCTTACATTCTCATCATTGCTGGCTTTGCCGCAGGTTTCATCGATTCGATTGCCGGTGGTGGCGGTTTGATCACCGTCCCGGCGCTGCTGCTATCGGGCATGTCGCCAGTGGAATCGCTCGGCACCAACAAGCTGCAATCACTGTTCGGGTCAGCCTCCGCCACCATCGCCTATGCGCAAAAGGGGCATGTGCATCTGAAATCACAGCTGCCCTCGGCGCTTATGTCCGGCCTTGGCGGTGTCGGCGGTGCTTTGCTTGCGGGTTTTCTGCCCGGTGATCTTTTGCGCGCTTTTTTGCCTGTCCTGCTGATTGCCATCGCGCTCTATTTTGCCCTGAAGCCCAATATGGGCGATATAGACCGCAGCCGGCGCATGGCGCCTTTTCTGTTCGGCGTGACAATTGTTCCGCTGATCGGCTTTTATGACGGCCTGTTCGGCCCCGGCACCGGCTCGTTCTTCATGCTGTGCTTCGTTTCACTGGCAGGCTACGGGCTGCTCAAGGCAACGGCGCATACAAAGCTTCTCAACCTGGCTTCCAACCTTGGTGGCTTTGCCACTTTCGCCTTTCTTGGCGTGATCAACTGGAAGATCGGCCTGTGCATGGGCGTTGCCCAGTTCCTCGGCGCGCGCGTTGGTGCCGCCATGGCCATGAAGAACGGCGCAAAAATCATCAAGCCACTGCTGATTATCGTCTGTCTGGCTCTGGCGACCAAACTGCTGCTTGACCCCAGCAACCCAATCCGGGTGTGGATTGCAACCCTCTAA
- a CDS encoding EamA family transporter: protein MTSTWQFWALLSAMFAALTAIFAKVGIENINSDFATLIRTFVIIGALCLFLTVSGQWQTPSTISAKTWTFLILSGLATGASWLAYFRALKIGDAARVAPIDKLSVVMVAIFGVAFLGEKLSGLNWFGVLLIAAGVILLSFRF from the coding sequence ATGACAAGCACCTGGCAATTCTGGGCACTGCTTTCGGCCATGTTTGCGGCTCTGACAGCCATTTTTGCCAAGGTGGGCATCGAGAACATCAATTCGGATTTCGCCACGCTGATCCGCACCTTTGTTATCATCGGCGCGCTTTGCCTGTTTTTGACCGTTAGCGGCCAGTGGCAGACCCCTTCGACCATTTCAGCAAAGACATGGACATTTCTGATCCTGTCAGGGTTGGCAACGGGTGCCTCGTGGCTTGCCTATTTCCGGGCCCTGAAGATTGGCGATGCGGCGCGTGTTGCGCCGATCGACAAGCTTTCGGTCGTGATGGTGGCCATCTTCGGTGTGGCCTTTCTTGGCGAAAAGCTGTCGGGGCTCAACTGGTTTGGTGTGTTGCTGATAGCAGCGGGTGTTATCCTGCTCAGCTTCAGGTTTTAG
- the cobU gene encoding bifunctional adenosylcobinamide kinase/adenosylcobinamide-phosphate guanylyltransferase, with amino-acid sequence MPQLNSGVTFILGGARSGKSSFAEGLIKSSGLDAIYVATGRAWDEEMSVRIDLHKKQRGSLWRTIEEPLDLLDTLQGVAGEGKAVLVDCLTLWLTNLMMDERNITAETRQLVEALPKLQGSIVLVSNEVGLGIVPENRMARDFRDHAGRLHQAVAQAAATVYFVAAGLPLTMKG; translated from the coding sequence ATGCCTCAACTCAATTCAGGTGTGACTTTCATTCTCGGCGGTGCCCGCTCGGGCAAATCCAGCTTTGCCGAAGGCCTGATCAAGTCGTCGGGCCTTGATGCGATCTATGTCGCAACGGGCAGGGCGTGGGATGAGGAAATGTCTGTACGCATTGACCTGCACAAAAAGCAGCGCGGTTCACTATGGCGCACCATAGAAGAGCCGCTTGATCTGCTGGATACCCTGCAAGGGGTGGCTGGCGAGGGCAAGGCTGTTCTTGTCGACTGCCTGACGCTCTGGCTCACCAATCTGATGATGGATGAGCGCAATATTACCGCTGAGACGCGGCAGCTTGTCGAAGCGCTGCCGAAACTTCAAGGTTCGATTGTTCTGGTCTCGAACGAAGTAGGTCTCGGTATCGTTCCGGAGAACCGCATGGCGCGCGATTTTCGCGACCATGCCGGACGTCTCCATCAGGCCGTGGCGCAAGCTGCGGCAACAGTCTATTTCGTGGCAGCCGGACTGCCGCTCACAATGAAGGGATAG